The Hippocampus zosterae strain Florida chromosome 2, ASM2543408v3, whole genome shotgun sequence genome contains the following window.
AAGATGTGATAGAAGGAGAGCTGCAACCAATGAGTCCTTTATtaatctgtcctttttttttcaaacaattgatgaagtggtaacaaaaaaaaccattttGTATTGTGATCCCCttattcaaaaacaggacattatttctGTGCATAAAATGCACAGACGTAAATTGATTTTGATTCAGTTTCTGGTTTGGTCTGTAATACAAAAGAAAACTGGCAAACATGATTAAAAGCAACATATTATTgctaatgtcttattttgattcgACACAGAGAATCAATCTGCTTACTTGGACAAGAGAATTCCAATATTATTTTCTGTTGAAAGAATTAAATTAAGAGGATTGGACAAGTTTAAGTTAAACGATGTTTCTAAACGATTAATGGATTATCAACATACTTACTGATTAATTTAATAAATCGCTTAGTTGCTGATTACTTGAGTAATTGTTGCACCTCTCGTGTACAGTAACATCAATTCGAAGCGgggattttacattttaaatgaaggtCACTGAATTCTTCAAGTTATTCGATTCATCCTTTCAGGCCTACCAATGCCAAATGTAGTCAATTGTACAAAGACCGTCGAGTTATGTGTCGTAATGAGCCAGGAGAACACTCACCGAGCAGGTCGAGAGGCGTCTGCTGGTAATTCTTGTCGAGCAGAGTCTCCAGGGCGTAGGTGAGGTCCAGGCTGCACTGTGTGATCTGGGCGGGCGTGGCCCCAGGTGGGTAAGTCTTCTCTGGGATGACAGAGAGGCGCAATTGTGTCCCCTCCCGCAGCTTCATCTTGGGAAGCCTGTCCAGTCCCTCCCTCATGGTCTGGCAGGCCGTGTCGTTCCTCGGCTGCTCGGCTCGGTCCTTGGTATGTCGGAAATTGGTCTCGGGGATAACGTCGCTGAAGGCACAGACCCGGCCCGAGAGCGGCTGCAAGTTGTTGGCCACCTCCTCGTTCAGTCGGTTCGTGAGGGACACCCACTTCCTCATCACCTCATAGGGATAAGGTCCGAGGTAAGGGTCCAGGTCCTGCAGGTTCGCTCTGATTCTGCTCACTTCCTCCTCGTTCTGGGAGGCAGAGAAGTCCAGATCCTCTTCTTTAGGGTTCCAGTTAGCCAACAAGATGTCTCTGGGTTTGAGACTGAGGAACAAGCCGGTCTTTGGGCCAacttctcctccacagctcGGTGGATTGACAGAGCAGTAGTGGAGAAAGTGCAGTCCTGGGGGGATCATCTTAACACCCCGAAAGCGGGGGCCAACCTTCCAACACTTGCAGTCAATGCCAAATTCTGTGCCCTGAGGGACTCCCAGCAACACCAGGGTGGCCCCCTCATGAAACAGCCTCCGAGCAACGTCAGGATCCATGTCTACACTGCGACTGCTAGCCATTTCTGGAATCAAATTTCAGCTGTCTAGACTAAAGCAATCCTATTTCCCAGCATTTACACAACAGCGTATATTTATACTTACGTTTCTTGAATGGATTTCTTCAAATCGTATTCAACACAGTTGGCACGATGCTTAGCAAAGTACCCTGAAATAAGACTTCGTTACAAGATGTAATTTAccaatacagtattgtatttaTAACAGACTGTTCGTGAGAATCGTTAATTGTTGCAACAGTAACAAAATGTTTCTAACGTATGTTTTTTCGCAAACGGACATGTCCGTCTGTTATTTGATCCCGAGCAGGAACAATTGTCTTGGCAAGGAAGTTCCACTTTTTCCCTGTCGAACATGGTGCATTACGACACCTACTGTGCTGGAGTGTGAATAAAGTACGCTTGTTCCCAAAGCACAATTCTAGGGAACCAATAAAATCAAAGAAACACTAAATTATCTTTCTGAACACTGTTTCTTTCAAAAACTGAAGTTGAGCTTCAAACTGATCTTTAGTCCTCAGCACATTTCTAAGGTTAAACATCATATCTCTTTTTCTTAACTCTTCACATTGTTTTTCCCTGGTGCTCTcatagcaaacaaacaaataacaggtacaacactttctctctctttttcacgTTCACAAAAAACAGATTAATGTTTAACAATCAAATGCAACGACCCACAAAATGCAGGATGTCCTAATCATACTGATATACTTGTTTATTATCATCTATTTCTATTCACTACGTTCATGCcaccctttttaaaaatattatatgGATGACATTATGTGCGCCGTCCACTCCAGGCAACGCATTCAACTTTAACTACATTCTTTATATAGGCCTTGACCTCACCCATACCGAGAGATACTACCAGCCATTGATCATTTAGCAAGTGCAACCATGCCCTCTTTCATTCCCGTTTATACTTTTTATGTGCCggaacacacatatatacaactCTTGTCCCACTTCTGTTCAACCTATTCCATgtttcaaacattaaaaaataataataatcatcctaCTCTGGGACAACATGGACTTTCGTGACAGTAATGCTAACAGTGAATCAGAGCAGATGACAACCTGTTATATGAGTCTCTGATCCAccggttaaaggacactttgactttgattctctcctctttcatctcaaactgcttcaaactacaaagcgtgtgacggaaaagtggtaaggactgcacgactgtccgtgttttgtgttatgtgttgtgcttattattttactttatgttaactgttttgttaagcactttgttacagctgttgtgaaagtgctatataaatcagcatgcattgtattgtattctattctattctattaccTATTATGTTCAGTCAGTCCACTGTAGAGTAATCACCACTGCAATAAATGATTAGAAAGAAGTTTGTACCTTGAAGTTTATATTGAAATCTGTCATGACATACAGTCcaacacaaatgattttttacGCTCTTATTATTCTTTGAATCAGCTGTAAAAATTTGGCAAGAATGTTTCTACAATAACGCTCCAAATTTAACAAAAAGTGTTTCTGATTGgattaaataacatttttacaaatgaaATTGCTGTTATAACCTAGTAGTGATGGTTTCACAGTTTCAAGGACAATTGCATtcttaaaaatctttttaattGACACATTCGGCCCAAAACACATATGGTTAACAGGAATGGCTGCTCACATATATCACAATTTTAAGGAAAGCGACATCTTGTAAAATTGGCACATATCGTATTTTCTCCACAATAAGGCAATCcagattttaaaacagttttcatatatagagcGCACTGCAATATAAGGTGCATagcatagaagctacaatagtggctgcggttgcactatgcatccacgagatggtACTACGCTAAATagaatacaatagaatacagcTTTCGTTAGGTACAGCATTCACAACtgttgcagctgtaacaaagctatgagaactggtcaggaacacggacatgaaacataaatacaaatgacattacaaaacaataaatgaaagacaaacgttatgaagacaactgattcaacaaaaaaagcacacaagccTTGTGGgccacatccacaaggggctaaatatcctttgaagtcttgcttgtctccatcCTCCCTTTAGTCAGTGGTTAACTATACttgtgtgcccgttgaagtttcaaagacgccccaatcagtgcagtctaagcattcttgtagagctagctttgcttcatctgtccattttttcacagtcttaacaaccggtttaacacatttgagtttctgtctgtatgcagGTATTaggtggattaaattgtggtcagaaagacccaatgctgcacgggcgaccgatcggtatgcatttttgattgttgtatagcagtggtctagagtgttgccttctctggtgaaacagtcgatgtgctgcttatatctgggaagttcacggttaagatgtgctctattaaaatcgcccaaagtgatcaggggtgactctgggtattttagttcgagtttgtttacttgttcggctagcgtttgtatcgccgtgttagcgttagcttgt
Protein-coding sequences here:
- the aar2 gene encoding protein AAR2 homolog, with protein sequence MASSRSVDMDPDVARRLFHEGATLVLLGVPQGTEFGIDCKCWKVGPRFRGVKMIPPGLHFLHYCSVNPPSCGGEVGPKTGLFLSLKPRDILLANWNPKEEDLDFSASQNEEEVSRIRANLQDLDPYLGPYPYEVMRKWVSLTNRLNEEVANNLQPLSGRVCAFSDVIPETNFRHTKDRAEQPRNDTACQTMREGLDRLPKMKLREGTQLRLSVIPEKTYPPGATPAQITQCSLDLTYALETLLDKNYQQTPLDLLGELQFAFVCFVVGNVYEGFEHWKSLLSLLCRAEAAMQRHKELYLELIAVLYHQLGEIPPDFFVDIVSQNNFLTSTLQDFFQLATGPSVDEALRKRAEKFKAHLTKKFSWDFDADLDECAPVVVDLPEGFTVD